The sequence ATGGCATCATGACAGACTTTATTTTAACGTTTTGCCAGATCtttattttagaaatttatTATTGCATCGTAACGGTGGTTGTCCAAGTGGATCATCATGACAGACTTTTCCCTTCCACCTTGAATAGACACAAGTCCGGGGAGAGATGCCGAAACCAAAACGTAAACCAACCAGAACCATAAAAAAAAGCATATAATATTGTAACAGAGAAAAGACAAGGAGCTTGTGATGGCTAGGATTCTAGACATTTTCTCAAGCCACATCAACCTAGGTCCCCACCGCGGAAGAAGTTCAATAGCAACTGATTCCTCTCGTGGTGGCCTTTCTAGGTGATAGTGTTGGTCTGAAGAAAACTAACCCCTTTAATTTCTTGGTTATGGTCAACATCAAGGACAAGCTATGTGAAATAATTGCTCGCACCGTCATTAGATTGACATTATAAACTTGCAACTTGGGGTCTAGCGTCATCTCTAAAGTCCGCTTTTGACCAGTTGCGAGATTTTCGTACCGAACACGCTATATTTCATTCAGTTGATGCACCGGTAATCACGATCTTGCTTGCTTACCATCCACAAGCACAGGACTCTTATGCACAGGTTTAATCACACCGCTTAAAATTGAATAAGCCATGAAAGTTTAACTCGAGCATGCTGGCGGGTTTCAAATTTCCAGCCTGAAAAATTAGCCCGGTTTCGGGATTGAACCCCAACGAAAATTTTCGACTTCAAACGCCCTTCCCCTCCTCCTTCCAACTCCTGTTTTCTCTATCTCGTGTGCTCTTATACCTCGCTATTTTAATGTTGTACCAGATCATTATTTTAGAAATTTATTATTGCATCCTAACGGTCGTGGTCCAAGTGGATCAGCACGACGGACTTTTTCCTCTATCTTGAACAGGACGCAAGTTGGGGGAGAGATGCCGAAACCAAAACGTAAACCAACCAGAACCATAAAAAAAAGCATATAATTttgtaacaaaaaaaaggaaagaagcttGTAATGACTAGGATTCTAGATATTTGTCTTAAGTCGCATCAAACTAGGTCCCCACTGCAGAAAAAGTTCGATAGCAACTGATTCCTCTCATGTTAGCCAAACTTGCAACTTGGAATCCAGCATTATCTCTAAAACCTGCATTTCAACCGTAACGAGAGTCTCGTACCTGACACGCAATATTTTGTTTGATGACTTTAATACTGATTTGAAGGGAACAAGAAAAGTTTTGAACCAGAAGgaaaccatttcttttttataaaattcagcCCGGCCCACCTTGACTGACGCGctatattttatgcaaatgatgCATTCGTAGACGCGGTCCTCTTTCCTTTCTGTCCACGAGCACGCGGTCTTCAATTGATGCACCTTGACTATAGGTTTAATCACACCACTTAACATTGCAAGTTAGGAAGAAGGCCGAGCGAGCAAGCTTTCTATCTTCAGGTCACAGAGAACAAGACTACCACTTTGCAGCTGGAGTGTCCTCCAATATGGATCTGGGGATGATGGGAATGGTGGTCGGAGGATGGTTTGCAACCCAAGTTGGAACTAAGCTGGCCGACAAGGTTTTGCTGCATTTGGAAGACCGATATTATCTGCGCACGGGTGCGAAGGCTATGGCGGAGGATGTGAAGGCTAGACTTCCTCGTATCCGAGCCGTGATCCAGGCAGCGGAGGGGAGGCCGATCAGGGACCCAGCTCTGGCCGCAAGGCTGAGGCAACTCAAAGATGCTGCCTACGAGGCTGACGACGTGCTGGATGAGCTTGAATTCAAGGAGCTTCATGATAAGCTGCACGGCAAGAGCAAGGTGAGCGACTTCGTATCCCCCGCTGTTAAGCTTCTCAAGCATTTTATAATGTCCGACGATGACCTGAAAAACTTGAAAAATCTTGCGGGAAATCTTGAAAAGATTTATCTTGATATCAATTGTATGGAAGAACAATTAAAGGACTACAACTCCCAGCAGAGAAGTGTGACCAGAGAGACCAGCTCGATTATCCAGGACATTGTGGTtgggagagacagagagagacatGATATTAGATGTGCTGTTGCATTTAGCTGATGAGCCAGAATCTAGCATCAAATGTGGGACTGGGAGTAGTAGCTATCCGAGTCTTGGTGTTCTTCCTATAGTAGGCATTGGGGGTGTTGGCAAGACTGCTCTGGCTCAACTTATTTATAATGATGAAAGAGTAGCAAGGCATTTTGAGCTGAGGAAGTGGGTCTATGTGTCTGACAATTTTGATGTCAAGCGGATTTCTAAAGAGCTGGCATATGACTCGGTGCACGACCGAATCCCAGACGATATCAGTTTGGATGGCATTCTAGGGAAAGTTGGAGATGCTACGAGGAACAAAAGGTTTTTATTTGTCCTTGATGATGTGTGGGATGAGACAGGTAGCAAGTGGAGAAAACTCCGGGGTGCCTTAACATCTGGAGCTAAAGGTAGCATGGTTCTGGTGACAACACAGAGTCCAGTAGTAGCAGAAGTTATGGGCACGATGGACCCGATAGAATTGAAGATCCTACAGGAAGATGACTATTGGATACTTTTCGAACATTGTGCGTTCGGTGAAAAAATTCTTGAGGAAGAGCGAAGGGAAAAATTGCAAACAATAGGAAGAAAAATATCTGAAAAACTGCATGGTTTACCTCTTGCTGGAAAGGTACTAGGAAGTTTATTGAACTCCAAACTGGATGAGGATTACTGGAAGATGATCTTAGAAAGTGAGTGGTGGGAACATGAATATGTTTTAGATAATATCCTTCCATCTCTGGCTTTAAGTTACGAACACTTGAATGCAAATATAAAGCAATGCTTCGCTTACTGTTCCATATTTCCCAGGAGCTATGTTTTCGAAAAAGATCGGTTAGTCCAGATGTGGATGGCTCAAGGTTTTATCCAGAACAAGAGTCAGGTAAGAATGAGAATGGAAGACATCAGGGATCAGATATTTGACGAATTAACTCGTAGGTACTTCTTTCTACCAACTCTGACTGACAAGTATGTGATGCATGATCTGATAAGAGAATTGGCAGTCTATGTTTCGTCGGATGAATGTTTGGTCATCAGCGATGAGAGAGGAGAAATTCCAAAGACAATTCGGCACCTGACTCTGAGGACTGATAAAAAAATTGATGCAATTATGGACCCGTGTAGACTTCAAAACCTACGGTCCATTTTATTCTTTGGTGATtatgattctgaaaagttttatAGTTTTCTTGGTGGCATATTAAAACAATCAAAAAGCTTGCGTGTtttggatttatcttgcagtcaCGTGAAGCTGAAGAAGCTACCGGATGCTATCAGTGGGTTATCGCATCTACGGTACTTAGATGTCTCCTGCACTAAGATCAAACAGCTGCCCAAATCATTTGGTAGGCTTTGCCATCTTCAAGTTCTGAGGATGCGATCCTGCCATCTTAAAAGGTTACCCCAAGACGTGAACAAATTAAGCAACTTGTGGCATTTATATGGAGAAGCGGACACAATTTCTCTAATTACTGGGATTGGAGATCTTATCAACCTTCAAGAATTAGAGGAATTCCGAGTCACAAAGAAGAGGCGACATGAGATTGGAGAGTTGAAGGGCTTGAGAAATCTTCGGAGACGGCTTGCGATCAAGAATCTTGAGAATGTCACTAGTAAGGAGGAGGCCATGGAGGCGATGTTGAAAGACAAAGAACACCTAACTGCATTGCATCTGGTACAGAATTTAGATGCAAGAAGACTTCTTGATGCGGAGACGGAGATATTTGAAGGCCTCCAACCACATCCCAGTCTTAAAGAGCTGAGCATCAAGGTCTATGAAGGTATCAAATTTCCAACTTGGATGGTGGAAAGCAAGTTTCTCACCAATCTAGAATTTATTTCTCTAGATTATTGTGTCAGGTTGGAGAGTCTGCCGCCACTAGGGCAGCTGCCTTTCCTCAAGGAACTTCATCTTGGTAACATGCGTGCCGTCAAACGAATTGGTCGTGAATTTTATGGTGACACTGGTGTGGCATTTCCATCCCTCGAGGTTCTAAAATTTAAGGGCTTCGGGGAATGGGAGAAGTGGTTGGAAGCAGATGGCGCACAATTTTTACCTCGCCTCCGCATACTCGACCTCCGTGATTGCTACAAGCTAGCGAAAGTACCCCTCCTCTTCCTGTCCTCATCACTTGTAGAACTCAGCATCGACTACTGTGGTGACTTCGGCAGTGCACTGCCTGGATGTTTGCAGAGTCTCACCTCTCTCACCCAGCTACGGATCATGAATTACCACGCCCAAGTATCTCTTTGTTTATCAAATTTGAGTGCCCTCAAACATTTGAAACTTTGGAATTGCTGGAACATGAAGTTAGTAGGGGGGTTACAGTTCCTTACTACTCTTGAAGGCCTAGAACTCATAGCATGTCCTAAGCTCATCGAGTCCTCAGAGCCTGTGCAGCTCCACGAGGAGCAGGGACTGCGAACTCTCAATCGTCTCACCATAGACGACACGGTCCTACTTCAAAATCTGTGGATTCTGTTGGGAAGCCTCCCTTCACTGCAGAGGATGCATATTGTAGGCTGTCATGGTGTGACCAACTTTACA is a genomic window of Phoenix dactylifera cultivar Barhee BC4 chromosome 4, palm_55x_up_171113_PBpolish2nd_filt_p, whole genome shotgun sequence containing:
- the LOC113462960 gene encoding putative disease resistance protein RGA3 codes for the protein MILDVLLHLADEPESSIKCGTGSSSYPSLGVLPIVGIGGVGKTALAQLIYNDERVARHFELRKWVYVSDNFDVKRISKELAYDSVHDRIPDDISLDGILGKVGDATRNKRFLFVLDDVWDETGSKWRKLRGALTSGAKGSMVLVTTQSPVVAEVMGTMDPIELKILQEDDYWILFEHCAFGEKILEEERREKLQTIGRKISEKLHGLPLAGKVLGSLLNSKLDEDYWKMILESEWWEHEYVLDNILPSLALSYEHLNANIKQCFAYCSIFPRSYVFEKDRLVQMWMAQGFIQNKSQVRMRMEDIRDQIFDELTRRYFFLPTLTDKYVMHDLIRELAVYVSSDECLVISDERGEIPKTIRHLTLRTDKKIDAIMDPCRLQNLRSILFFGDYDSEKFYSFLGGILKQSKSLRVLDLSCSHVKLKKLPDAISGLSHLRYLDVSCTKIKQLPKSFGRLCHLQVLRMRSCHLKRLPQDVNKLSNLWHLYGEADTISLITGIGDLINLQELEEFRVTKKRRHEIGELKGLRNLRRRLAIKNLENVTSKEEAMEAMLKDKEHLTALHLVQNLDARRLLDAETEIFEGLQPHPSLKELSIKVYEGIKFPTWMVESKFLTNLEFISLDYCVRLESLPPLGQLPFLKELHLGNMRAVKRIGREFYGDTGVAFPSLEVLKFKGFGEWEKWLEADGAQFLPRLRILDLRDCYKLAKVPLLFLSSSLVELSIDYCGDFGSALPGCLQSLTSLTQLRIMNYHAQVSLCLSNLSALKHLKLWNCWNMKLVGGLQFLTTLEGLELIACPKLIESSEPVQLHEEQGLRTLNRLTIDDTVLLQNLWILLGSLPSLQRMHIVGCHGVTNFTRIQELWFQQLTSLQELEINDCDSLESLPTSLANFPSIRKLDIFTCPRVSSLPGNGLSTSLKELHIDGCPLLKDRCQRGGADWPKIAHIPFIRIDSETIQML